The Natator depressus isolate rNatDep1 chromosome 8, rNatDep2.hap1, whole genome shotgun sequence genome window below encodes:
- the UROD gene encoding uroporphyrinogen decarboxylase — translation MEGSSPLRPQDFPALKNDTFLRAARGEETEYTPVWCMRQAGRYLPEFRETRAAQDFFATCRSPKMCCELTLQPLRRFPLDAAIIFSDILVVPQALGMEVVMVPGKGPTFPEPLMEVEDLLKLRQKVDVSEELGYVFQAITLTRHSLEGKVPLIGFSGAPWTLMSYMIEGGGSNTMAKAKCWLYRHPEASHRLLQLLRDVIVEYLVGQVAAGAQALQLFESHAGHLGPEQFREFALPYIRDIAKRVKNKLQAEALPPVPMIVFAKDAHYALEELAQAGYEVIGLDWTIQPQAARERTGHHVTLQGNLDPCALYAPKEKIGELVKRMLEGFGTQRYIANLGHGLYPDMSPEHVGAFVEAVHTHSRHLSTPD, via the exons GCCCCAAGACTTCCCTGCGTTGAAGAATGACACGTTCCTTCGAGCAGCGAGAGGGGAAGAGACGGAGTACACCCCAGTCTGGTGCATGAGGCAGGCTGGCCGAtacctcccag AGTTCCGGGAGACCCGAGCTGCCCAGGACTTCTTCGCCACCTGCCGAAGCCCGAAGATGTGCTGCGAACTGACCCTGCAG CCGCTGAGGCGATTTCCTCTGGATGCTGCCATCATCTTCTCTGACATCTTGGTGGTGCCCCAG GCGCTGGGCATGGAGGTGGTGATGGTGCCCGGCAAAGGGCCCACTTTTCCGgagcccctcatggaggtggaggaCCTGCTGAAGCTGCGGCAGAAGGTGGACGTGTCGGAGGAGCTGGGCTACGTCTTCCAGGCCATCACGCTGACCCGGCACAGCCTGGAGGGCAAAGtgcccctgattggcttctctGGGGCACCG TGGACCCTCATGTCCTACATGATTGAAGGCGGCGGCTCCAACACCATGGCCAAGGCCAAGTGCTGGCTGTACCGGCACCCCGAGGCCAGCCACcgcctgctgcagctgctgcggGATGTCATCGTGGAGTACCTGGTGGGCCAGGTGGCAGCCGGCGCTCAG GCGCTCCAGCTGTTTGAGTCCCATGCCGGGCACCTGGGCCCCGAGCAGTTCCGGGAGTTTGCCCTGCCTTACATCCGGGACATTGCCAAGCGTGTGAAGAACAAGCTGCAGGCGGAAGCGCTGCCCCCGGTGCCAATG ATCGTCTTCGCCAAGGACGCGCACTACGCGCTggaggagctggcccaggctggctaCGAGGTGATCGGCCTGGATTGGACCATCCAGCCCCAGGCGGCTCG AGAGCGGACAGGTCACCACGTTACCCTCCAAGGGAACCTGGATCCCTGCGCCCTGTACGCACCCAAG GAGAAGATCGGGGAGCTGGTGAAGAGGATGCTGGAGGGGTTCGGGACCCAGCGCTACATCGCCAACCTGGGCCACGGCCTGTACCCCGACATGAGCCCCGAGCACGTGGGCGCGTTCGTGGAAGCCGTGCACACGCACTCCCGCCACCTCAGCACGCCCGACTGA